The following are encoded in a window of Brevibacillus sp. DP1.3A genomic DNA:
- the murD gene encoding UDP-N-acetylmuramoyl-L-alanine--D-glutamate ligase, translating to MMRFQDKHVVVIGMAKSGVAVAKLLHRFGAHVVVNDKKPREEAVGIEELESLGIPVICGYHPDDLIHEGVSLVVKNPGIPYEAAPVKQAQALSIPVVTEVELASQIAKAPIIGITGSNGKTTTTTLVGLIFKEAGLDAKVGGNIGTVLCGLAEEAGPDEWLVAELSSFQLMGTREFRPHIGVLLNLYPAHLDYHHTMEEYLAAKLKMFANQTADDAAILPYDQPEIVEKCKDLPSAIYYFSKSQEVPKGAFIKDGLILFADGNGNTEPIVAIADITVPHLDNALAAILVAKLAGADKQSIIQVLTTFPGVEHRMEFVDSIRGVKYFNDSKATNPEAASRALQACKEPVVWICGGLDRGVDFRELLPVIQGRVKVVIALGQTAPILLERAQEAGINERIHVDTVEKAVLAASQLAESGDVVLLSPACASWDMFPSFETRGSMFKDGVHRLKTSLA from the coding sequence ATGATGCGTTTTCAAGATAAGCATGTCGTCGTTATTGGTATGGCAAAGAGCGGTGTCGCAGTGGCAAAACTGCTACACCGCTTTGGTGCTCATGTCGTCGTAAATGATAAAAAGCCACGTGAAGAAGCGGTGGGGATAGAAGAGCTGGAATCGTTGGGGATTCCGGTCATTTGCGGCTATCACCCAGATGATCTGATTCATGAAGGCGTCTCCTTGGTGGTCAAAAATCCGGGGATTCCGTATGAAGCAGCACCCGTCAAGCAGGCGCAGGCACTAAGCATTCCTGTTGTGACGGAGGTGGAGCTGGCCTCCCAGATTGCCAAGGCACCGATTATCGGCATTACAGGCTCCAATGGCAAGACGACGACTACTACGCTCGTCGGACTGATTTTTAAAGAAGCGGGTCTGGATGCGAAGGTAGGAGGCAACATTGGTACCGTGTTGTGCGGGCTAGCGGAGGAAGCTGGTCCCGACGAATGGCTTGTTGCCGAATTGAGTAGCTTCCAACTGATGGGGACGAGGGAATTCCGCCCTCATATCGGTGTTTTGCTCAATCTGTATCCTGCACATCTCGATTACCATCACACAATGGAAGAGTATTTGGCAGCCAAACTGAAAATGTTTGCGAACCAAACGGCAGATGACGCAGCTATTTTGCCATATGACCAACCAGAGATTGTAGAAAAATGCAAAGACCTCCCTTCAGCTATCTACTACTTTAGCAAGAGTCAAGAGGTACCAAAGGGAGCTTTTATCAAGGATGGTTTGATCTTGTTTGCGGATGGGAATGGGAATACAGAGCCAATCGTGGCGATAGCGGACATTACTGTTCCTCATCTGGACAACGCTCTGGCAGCGATTCTAGTTGCGAAGCTCGCGGGCGCGGACAAGCAATCGATTATTCAAGTTCTTACTACCTTCCCAGGGGTAGAGCACCGGATGGAGTTCGTGGATTCGATTCGCGGTGTCAAATACTTCAATGATTCAAAAGCGACTAACCCGGAAGCGGCATCGCGCGCCTTGCAAGCATGCAAGGAGCCGGTCGTATGGATTTGCGGCGGGCTCGATCGTGGTGTTGATTTTCGGGAACTGCTACCTGTAATCCAAGGTCGGGTAAAAGTAGTCATCGCTCTCGGGCAAACGGCTCCGATTTTACTGGAACGTGCTCAGGAAGCAGGGATTAATGAGCGTATCCATGTCGATACTGTGGAAAAAGCCGTTCTTGCTGCTTCCCAGTTAGCCGAATCAGGTGATGTGGTCTTACTGAGCCCTGCTTGTGCGAGTTGGGACATGTTTCCTTCGTTTGAGACAAGGGGGAGCATGTTTAAGGACGGCGTGCATAGACTTAAAACAAGCCTAGCATAA
- the ftsA gene encoding cell division protein FtsA, translating into MVSNEFIVSLDIGTSKVRVMIGEINNGSINIIGVGQSHSEGIKKGVIVDIDQTVHAIREAVDHAERMVGVSIEEVYVGITGNHIDLHETQGVVAVSSEDREIREEDIQRVIQAAKVVAIPPDREIIEVVPKEYIVDGQGSIKDPRGMIGVRLEMEGTIVTGLKTVVHNIVRCAQRTNLRVAGIFLQPLAASTVALSKDDKNMGVVLVDIGAGSTTIGVFEQGKLAATTVIGIGGDHITSDISLGLRTHTDVADRVKTKNGCALIDEASEDVKFKVNRIGSEVEKQFTQVDLANIIEPRAAEIFQLVEDAVYKLGYRDEIAGGYVLTGGTVAMPGMLELAKEELDAPVRIAIPDYIGVRDPAYTTGVGLIQYALQLMERRSIRVTPSFKGTQKQTVSSKPKEGGGLMEKVKNWFSEFI; encoded by the coding sequence TTGGTAAGCAATGAATTCATCGTCAGCCTAGACATTGGAACATCCAAAGTACGCGTCATGATCGGCGAGATCAACAACGGTTCCATCAACATCATCGGCGTCGGACAATCACACTCAGAAGGTATCAAGAAGGGCGTGATTGTAGACATCGACCAAACCGTGCATGCCATCCGAGAAGCAGTTGATCATGCCGAGCGCATGGTTGGCGTTTCAATCGAAGAAGTGTATGTGGGGATCACTGGAAACCATATCGATCTGCATGAAACCCAAGGGGTTGTCGCTGTATCCAGCGAAGACCGTGAGATACGAGAAGAAGATATTCAACGCGTAATTCAGGCAGCGAAGGTTGTGGCTATTCCTCCAGACCGTGAAATCATCGAGGTAGTCCCAAAGGAGTACATCGTTGATGGACAAGGGAGCATTAAGGACCCACGTGGGATGATTGGTGTCCGACTGGAAATGGAAGGGACCATTGTGACCGGATTGAAAACGGTCGTACATAACATCGTTCGCTGTGCTCAACGAACCAATCTGCGTGTAGCTGGAATATTCTTGCAACCGCTTGCGGCTAGCACTGTTGCTCTATCCAAAGATGACAAAAATATGGGTGTCGTTCTTGTCGACATCGGTGCGGGTTCTACCACGATCGGTGTATTCGAGCAGGGGAAACTGGCAGCGACCACCGTGATCGGCATCGGTGGCGACCACATTACGAGCGATATCTCACTGGGACTGCGCACGCATACAGATGTGGCAGATCGTGTGAAAACCAAGAACGGCTGTGCCCTTATTGACGAAGCATCCGAAGATGTGAAGTTCAAGGTGAACCGGATTGGCAGCGAAGTCGAGAAGCAATTTACGCAAGTGGATTTGGCCAATATTATCGAGCCGCGCGCTGCGGAAATATTCCAATTAGTCGAGGATGCTGTATACAAATTAGGCTACCGCGACGAAATTGCAGGTGGCTATGTTCTTACGGGTGGTACCGTAGCCATGCCGGGCATGTTGGAATTGGCAAAAGAAGAATTGGACGCACCTGTTCGAATTGCGATTCCTGATTACATCGGAGTGCGAGATCCTGCCTACACCACTGGGGTAGGTTTGATTCAATATGCCTTGCAGTTGATGGAGCGCCGCAGCATTCGCGTGACCCCCTCATTCAAGGGCACTCAGAAGCAAACCGTCTCGTCTAAGCCAAAAGAAGGCGGCGGTTTGATGGAAAAAGTAAAAAACTGGTTTAGCGAATTTATTTAA
- a CDS encoding DUF881 domain-containing protein, translated as MSRRRKFHLYLTIVTFSTGFLVATSFETNKLTRKERLNDQLFQQETQLNDRILAEKEQNQHLENQLLDLQRQVGKVEEAMAERKSEAAETLSQLDAARMLAGVVAVQGPGIVITMQDSQNAANSADIANYIVHEQDVRLVVNELRAAGAEAISINGQRVVSNSEIRCIGPTIIVNGIKSAAPFVVTAIGNPDTLDSALNLPGGVLHSLQDFVQISVAKKERVELPAFVGDTKTKHS; from the coding sequence ATGAGTCGTCGTCGCAAATTTCATTTGTATTTAACCATCGTGACGTTTTCTACCGGCTTTCTAGTGGCCACTTCCTTCGAAACGAACAAGCTTACGCGCAAAGAACGGCTGAATGATCAGCTGTTCCAACAGGAAACGCAATTGAATGACCGAATTTTGGCTGAGAAGGAGCAAAATCAGCATCTGGAAAATCAACTGCTCGATTTGCAGCGTCAGGTGGGAAAAGTGGAAGAAGCGATGGCGGAGCGTAAATCGGAGGCTGCCGAGACACTCAGTCAACTGGATGCAGCGCGGATGCTGGCAGGGGTAGTCGCTGTCCAAGGGCCGGGTATCGTCATAACGATGCAGGATAGCCAGAATGCAGCGAACAGCGCAGACATCGCGAACTACATCGTACATGAGCAGGATGTCCGCCTGGTCGTCAATGAACTGCGTGCAGCAGGAGCAGAGGCGATCAGCATTAACGGACAGCGAGTGGTGAGTAATTCCGAGATCCGTTGCATTGGACCAACGATCATTGTAAACGGCATCAAGTCGGCCGCTCCATTCGTAGTAACAGCGATCGGAAATCCCGACACACTAGACAGTGCGTTGAACTTGCCGGGAGGCGTTTTGCACTCCTTGCAAGATTTTGTCCAAATAAGCGTAGCCAAAAAAGAGCGGGTCGAGCTGCCTGCCTTTGTTGGTGACACGAAAACGAAACACTCCTAA
- the murB gene encoding UDP-N-acetylmuramate dehydrogenase, producing MKKIADELMQAGIEKVWTDEPLANHTTWRIGGPADLLIQPKDKASLQKALQIIHRHEIPWSVIGRGSNLLVRDRGIRGAVLKVAEGLSHCEFKGEEVCVGAGYSMIRLAVETGKMGLTGMEFAGGIPGTVGGAVYMNAGAHGSDLSRILIDAEILFENGESKVLSNEELSFSYRTSLLQKQKGIVLEARFQLRMGDSKEIAATLAANKERRRNTQPLQMPCAGSVFRNPVNDHAGRLIEAAGLKGYQVGGAQVSEKHSNFIVNCGGATAADVLTLIDHVRRTILEKNGIDLHPEVLVVGEG from the coding sequence ATGAAAAAGATCGCAGATGAACTCATGCAAGCAGGAATCGAAAAAGTGTGGACCGATGAACCCCTTGCTAATCATACAACGTGGCGGATCGGGGGTCCTGCTGATTTGTTAATCCAACCCAAGGATAAAGCATCCTTGCAAAAAGCCTTGCAGATCATCCATCGTCATGAAATTCCTTGGAGTGTAATCGGGCGCGGTTCAAACCTTCTGGTGAGGGACAGAGGGATACGTGGAGCCGTGCTTAAAGTGGCCGAGGGCTTGAGCCACTGTGAGTTCAAGGGCGAAGAGGTGTGTGTGGGTGCCGGATATTCCATGATCCGCCTGGCGGTGGAGACAGGCAAGATGGGATTAACAGGTATGGAGTTTGCAGGAGGGATTCCTGGTACGGTAGGCGGCGCCGTCTATATGAATGCGGGGGCACACGGATCTGATCTTTCACGTATTCTTATTGATGCCGAGATCCTTTTCGAAAACGGCGAAAGTAAAGTGTTGAGTAACGAGGAACTGAGCTTTAGTTATCGGACTTCTCTTTTGCAAAAGCAAAAAGGGATCGTGCTAGAAGCCCGTTTTCAATTGAGGATGGGCGACAGCAAAGAGATTGCGGCCACGCTCGCTGCCAATAAGGAACGAAGGCGCAATACGCAGCCACTGCAGATGCCGTGTGCCGGCAGTGTGTTCCGAAATCCGGTAAATGACCACGCAGGTCGCCTGATTGAGGCGGCGGGGTTGAAGGGCTATCAGGTCGGAGGAGCTCAGGTTTCAGAAAAACACTCCAACTTCATCGTGAATTGCGGAGGAGCAACGGCTGCCGACGTCCTCACCTTGATTGATCACGTTCGGAGGACCATTCTCGAGAAAAATGGGATTGACCTGCATCCGGAAGTCCTGGTGGTGGGCGAGGGGTAA
- a CDS encoding DUF881 domain-containing protein — translation MLQKSRKITFILAIISAIIGVMLTVQLRSSLHPIHKESRSIAELRTTLQKELEKHKNLLADISKYNQLYYQYETSLSEDESISVMKEELARTRRMAGMVGMEGEGIVIDVVDAHTPEEPAMDEHMPVPVVGDYTIDDEDLRWLVNILFANGAQGVSINGHRLIATTAIRNVGDVIQIDTRTIRAPYEIKALGEPEVLLSALKLEGVEENFQLANKKVLAEKRDKLMISANNETRVIQFMKPVKEKGDS, via the coding sequence ATGTTACAAAAAAGCCGTAAAATCACATTTATTCTTGCCATTATTAGTGCTATCATAGGTGTGATGTTGACTGTGCAATTACGAAGCAGTCTTCATCCTATTCATAAAGAGTCTCGCAGCATCGCGGAACTTCGGACCACGTTGCAAAAAGAACTGGAGAAACACAAAAACCTGCTCGCAGACATTTCAAAGTATAATCAGCTGTACTACCAATACGAAACCTCACTCAGTGAAGATGAAAGTATCTCCGTTATGAAAGAGGAGTTGGCACGGACTCGCCGAATGGCTGGTATGGTAGGGATGGAGGGAGAAGGCATCGTTATTGATGTTGTCGATGCCCATACGCCTGAAGAACCAGCTATGGATGAACATATGCCTGTGCCAGTTGTAGGAGACTATACGATTGACGATGAAGATTTGCGCTGGTTGGTAAATATCCTGTTTGCAAACGGAGCACAAGGTGTTTCCATTAATGGTCATCGACTGATTGCTACCACTGCGATCCGCAATGTGGGAGACGTCATCCAAATCGATACCAGGACGATCAGGGCTCCGTATGAGATAAAAGCATTGGGGGAACCTGAAGTATTGTTGTCCGCATTGAAGCTGGAGGGCGTAGAAGAGAACTTTCAGCTGGCGAATAAGAAGGTGCTGGCCGAAAAACGGGACAAGCTGATGATCTCAGCGAATAACGAAACGCGTGTCATTCAATTTATGAAACCTGTGAAAGAAAAAGGAGATTCGTAA
- the spoVE gene encoding stage V sporulation protein E, with amino-acid sequence MSKVRSAPDFVIIFATLFLLGIGIVMVYSASAIVAQKPPFSDPYFFAKRQLIFALLGITSMYITMNIDYWVWKQWAKPGYLMSIGLLILVLIIGIEVNGSKSWLGFGAFGIQPGEFAKLGVVAFLARWLADNQKQIVLFRKGLMPALGIPVLCFGLIMLQPDLGTGTVLMGTAVIMIFASGARISHFVGLGMIGVVGFIGLVLSAPYRIKRITSFLDPWSDPLNTGYQIIQSLYAIGPGGLLGLGLGQSRQKHLYLPEPYNDFIFSIVAEELGFIGGTLILLLFLLLLWRGMRTAITAPDLFGSLLALGIIGMIAIQVVINIGVVTGMFPVTGITLPFLSYGGSSLTLMLTGVGVLLNISRFSR; translated from the coding sequence ATGAGCAAGGTACGCTCTGCCCCCGACTTCGTAATTATTTTTGCAACACTTTTTTTATTGGGAATTGGCATCGTGATGGTGTACAGCGCCAGCGCGATCGTGGCGCAAAAGCCGCCATTTTCTGATCCGTATTTTTTTGCCAAGCGGCAACTGATCTTCGCTCTGTTAGGGATTACATCCATGTACATTACGATGAATATCGACTACTGGGTGTGGAAGCAATGGGCCAAGCCAGGGTATTTGATGAGCATCGGTTTGTTGATTCTGGTTCTGATCATCGGGATTGAAGTAAATGGCTCGAAAAGCTGGCTTGGTTTTGGAGCTTTTGGAATTCAACCAGGTGAATTTGCAAAGCTTGGCGTCGTTGCATTCTTGGCGAGGTGGCTCGCAGATAATCAGAAGCAAATTGTCTTGTTCCGAAAAGGTCTTATGCCTGCCTTGGGAATCCCAGTTCTTTGTTTTGGTTTGATCATGCTGCAACCGGATTTGGGCACAGGAACGGTTTTGATGGGAACAGCAGTTATCATGATTTTTGCGTCAGGTGCGCGGATCAGTCATTTTGTCGGATTAGGAATGATCGGAGTTGTTGGCTTCATCGGCTTGGTTTTGTCAGCACCTTATCGAATCAAAAGGATTACGTCCTTCCTCGATCCGTGGTCTGACCCGCTCAATACTGGCTATCAAATCATCCAATCCCTTTACGCAATAGGTCCCGGCGGCTTGTTGGGTCTTGGGCTAGGGCAAAGCAGACAGAAGCATCTGTATCTGCCTGAGCCTTACAATGATTTTATTTTCTCGATTGTCGCGGAGGAGCTTGGCTTTATCGGAGGCACGCTCATTCTCCTGCTTTTCCTCCTCTTGTTGTGGAGGGGAATGCGGACAGCGATTACGGCTCCAGATTTATTCGGAAGCCTACTTGCGCTAGGGATCATCGGCATGATAGCCATCCAGGTGGTCATCAATATTGGTGTTGTGACAGGGATGTTTCCAGTGACAGGAATCACGTTGCCGTTCTTAAGCTACGGTGGTTCATCGTTGACACTGATGCTCACGGGTGTAGGTGTTTTGTTGAACATCTCTCGTTTTTCTCGATAA
- the mraY gene encoding phospho-N-acetylmuramoyl-pentapeptide-transferase: MFVDNVLIVTIVAAFLIAVLIGPLFIPFLRRLKFGQAIREEGPQSHYKKAGTPTMGGTIILLALIFTVLKFANAKMEIYFLLLVTLGYGLIGFLDDFIKIKKKRNLGLTAKQKFAGQIVLAIGAYILLLMMGHDTSIHLPGTPWKLELGYFYFPFLLFLLVGTTNAVNITDGVDGLLAGTGAIAFGAYAIIAWFGQDYDTAIFSAAVVGALLGFLVFNAHPARVFMGDTGSLGLGGALAGIAIMTKTELLLAIIGGVFVVETLSVIMQVVSFKTRGKRIFRMSPLHHHFELTGWSEWRVVVTFWLVGMFFAGLGVYLEVVTIR, encoded by the coding sequence ATGTTCGTTGACAACGTCCTAATCGTCACGATCGTCGCTGCGTTTCTCATCGCCGTACTCATTGGCCCATTGTTTATTCCATTCCTTCGCCGCCTGAAATTTGGGCAGGCAATTCGTGAGGAAGGACCGCAATCCCATTATAAGAAGGCTGGAACTCCCACAATGGGAGGCACCATCATTCTTTTGGCACTCATATTTACCGTGTTGAAGTTTGCCAATGCGAAAATGGAAATTTACTTCCTGTTATTGGTGACTCTCGGATACGGTTTAATCGGGTTTCTGGATGATTTCATCAAAATCAAGAAAAAACGCAACCTCGGCTTGACCGCCAAACAGAAGTTTGCAGGTCAGATTGTCTTGGCAATCGGCGCTTATATTTTGCTGCTCATGATGGGGCATGACACGTCTATTCATCTGCCAGGTACACCGTGGAAGCTGGAGCTCGGCTATTTTTACTTCCCATTCCTGTTGTTCCTCTTGGTAGGTACAACGAATGCCGTTAACATCACAGATGGAGTGGATGGACTATTGGCAGGGACGGGAGCCATTGCTTTTGGTGCTTATGCAATCATCGCATGGTTTGGTCAAGATTATGACACCGCTATTTTTAGTGCGGCTGTTGTAGGTGCGCTACTTGGCTTCCTCGTCTTCAATGCACATCCGGCACGCGTGTTCATGGGTGATACCGGTTCACTCGGACTTGGTGGAGCACTTGCGGGAATTGCAATCATGACCAAGACGGAATTGCTCTTGGCTATTATCGGTGGGGTATTTGTTGTCGAGACGCTCTCTGTTATTATGCAGGTAGTCTCCTTTAAGACACGTGGAAAGCGCATTTTCCGTATGAGTCCCCTGCATCATCATTTTGAATTAACAGGCTGGTCAGAGTGGCGCGTGGTTGTCACGTTCTGGCTCGTTGGTATGTTCTTTGCTGGATTGGGTGTATACCTTGAGGTGGTGACAATCAGATGA
- the murA gene encoding UDP-N-acetylglucosamine 1-carboxyvinyltransferase, whose protein sequence is METFAIEGGRPLSGSLRIQGAKNAALPILAAAVLAEGQFYIYDVPHLKDIKVMLEILTLLGANTKHEDGCVDLDTTSVCVPQVPDDLMSQMRSSIFLAGPLLARLGEVTISRPGGCDIGERRIDLHLAGLTALGAKIEESEGYITFRAKQLRGSNIFLSFPSVGATENIMMAAVLAKGTTRICNAAREPEIIDLQNFLNAMGARIRGAGTDTIEISGVPRLRSVSYRIIPDRIVTGTYMLAVGISQGHIELTNTLPEQLTALIEVARSCGVEIKTRHDIMEIKSTSRPRAYDRIITSPYPGFPTDLQAQLMVFLSQARGTSVIKETIFEGRFKHVNELARMGASIYVDLGSAIIRGVNKLTATNVEATDLRAGAALVLAGLAAEGITTVNQIHHIDRGYDRLEEQLRQLGADISRVSI, encoded by the coding sequence TTGGAGACTTTTGCGATCGAAGGCGGAAGACCTCTGTCCGGTTCGCTTCGGATCCAAGGTGCTAAGAACGCTGCTCTTCCCATTCTTGCCGCTGCTGTGCTCGCGGAAGGGCAATTCTATATCTATGACGTCCCCCATCTAAAAGACATTAAAGTCATGCTCGAAATCTTGACGTTGCTTGGGGCGAATACGAAGCATGAGGACGGATGTGTCGATCTGGATACAACATCTGTCTGTGTCCCGCAGGTGCCGGATGACTTAATGAGCCAAATGCGATCTTCGATTTTTTTGGCGGGACCACTCCTGGCACGTCTAGGTGAGGTCACGATTTCCAGGCCAGGTGGATGTGACATTGGAGAGCGCAGGATTGACTTGCATTTAGCTGGATTGACTGCGCTAGGAGCCAAAATCGAAGAAAGTGAAGGCTACATTACATTTCGGGCCAAACAATTGCGTGGGTCCAATATCTTTCTTTCCTTCCCCAGTGTGGGCGCGACGGAAAATATCATGATGGCGGCTGTGCTGGCAAAAGGCACCACTCGAATTTGTAATGCAGCACGAGAACCAGAAATCATCGACCTCCAAAATTTCCTGAATGCAATGGGGGCGCGGATCAGAGGGGCAGGCACCGATACGATTGAAATCAGTGGTGTACCTCGCTTGCGTTCCGTCAGTTACCGGATCATCCCGGACAGGATTGTGACAGGAACCTATATGCTGGCTGTCGGTATTTCACAGGGACATATCGAATTGACCAATACTCTGCCTGAACAATTGACGGCTTTGATTGAGGTCGCCCGTAGCTGCGGTGTTGAAATCAAGACCCGCCATGATATAATGGAAATCAAAAGCACCTCCCGTCCACGTGCCTACGACCGGATCATCACCTCGCCATATCCTGGGTTTCCAACCGATTTGCAGGCGCAGCTGATGGTGTTTCTATCACAGGCTAGGGGAACGAGTGTCATCAAAGAGACCATTTTTGAAGGAAGATTCAAACATGTGAATGAATTGGCGCGAATGGGCGCCTCTATATACGTTGATCTTGGCTCCGCAATCATTCGGGGTGTCAACAAATTGACCGCTACGAATGTCGAAGCTACTGACCTTCGAGCAGGTGCTGCCTTAGTCCTCGCAGGGCTTGCTGCAGAAGGTATTACCACGGTGAACCAGATCCATCATATCGATCGCGGTTACGATCGGCTGGAAGAGCAGTTGCGTCAATTAGGAGCCGATATATCACGAGTATCGATTTAA
- the murG gene encoding undecaprenyldiphospho-muramoylpentapeptide beta-N-acetylglucosaminyltransferase, whose amino-acid sequence MRVVLTGGGTGGHIYPALAVAREVSRQNPQAAFLYIGSKKGLEAGLVPKSNIPFQSVEISGLKRKLSLDNLKTLWKFVRAVGDAKKMLREFKPDVVIGTGGYVCGPVVYAASRLGIPTLIHEQNVVPGLTNKFLSRSATRVAVSFKESLAHFPPSKTVLTGNPRATEVMHGNAEAGRSFLGVDNNKKIVLIFGGSRGARAINEAVLSVVTQLGKYADTHFVYVTGDVHFETISAQLRELGTLPSNISVLPFVHNMPDVLAATHVLVGRAGASTLAEITALGVPSILIPSPYVTNNHQEKNARGLERVGAAHVIVERELTGESLLLSLENILANPAKWEEMKNSSLSLGMPQAATEIVRQLEAITRKK is encoded by the coding sequence ATGCGTGTCGTCTTAACAGGCGGTGGCACAGGTGGACATATTTATCCGGCGCTTGCGGTGGCGAGGGAAGTTTCTCGCCAAAATCCGCAGGCTGCCTTTTTGTATATTGGCAGTAAAAAAGGCTTGGAAGCAGGTTTGGTTCCGAAATCAAATATTCCTTTCCAATCTGTGGAAATTAGCGGGTTGAAGCGCAAGCTGTCGTTGGACAACCTGAAGACCTTGTGGAAATTCGTCCGAGCCGTTGGTGATGCCAAGAAAATGTTGCGCGAATTCAAACCGGATGTCGTAATTGGGACAGGTGGCTACGTATGTGGTCCAGTCGTATATGCAGCATCTCGCTTGGGAATCCCGACTCTCATCCATGAGCAAAACGTAGTGCCGGGCTTGACCAACAAGTTTCTTTCTCGTTCAGCTACACGGGTGGCCGTTTCGTTCAAAGAATCGCTTGCCCATTTCCCCCCTTCTAAAACAGTACTGACCGGCAACCCGCGTGCTACGGAAGTCATGCACGGTAATGCAGAGGCGGGGCGTAGCTTTTTGGGCGTGGACAACAACAAAAAAATCGTCCTGATCTTTGGTGGCAGCAGGGGAGCACGCGCAATAAATGAGGCAGTGCTTTCGGTTGTTACGCAGTTGGGCAAATATGCCGATACTCATTTTGTATATGTGACAGGCGACGTTCATTTTGAAACGATTTCGGCACAGCTTCGTGAACTGGGAACACTTCCAAGTAACATTTCTGTGCTTCCTTTCGTCCATAATATGCCGGATGTTTTGGCGGCGACGCATGTATTGGTTGGTCGTGCAGGGGCATCTACCTTGGCAGAAATAACGGCACTAGGTGTGCCTTCGATCTTGATTCCGTCCCCGTACGTCACGAACAACCATCAAGAGAAAAATGCAAGGGGATTGGAACGCGTAGGGGCAGCTCATGTCATCGTAGAGCGGGAGCTCACCGGAGAGAGCTTGCTACTTTCCTTGGAAAATATCCTTGCCAATCCAGCGAAATGGGAAGAGATGAAAAACAGTTCACTTTCATTGGGAATGCCGCAAGCTGCGACGGAGATTGTCCGTCAATTAGAGGCGATTACACGAAAAAAATGA
- a CDS encoding cell division protein FtsQ/DivIB: MAVYEERIPQVKQQRPRRRGNRKLVILLVLFFLTILIIVFIRSPYSKVQEIRVIGNDIYTTEQIITQSGLIKDMQFLNVWENSVRNNLKPLEAIKDVTVSRSFPGLITLHITEQKRVAFWSVQDGSRYALLDNGYVLKQVNFAKRVVDRPLISSWASPELLPHLAKSLSKLSPDVLAEISDITLTPTVYDKQRVTLYMRDGNEVRSVIYKLDKMMNWYPTIVKELPPDTKGVLSLFEQPWFIPYGAQGAISIQEGQEQPQQ, from the coding sequence ATGGCGGTATATGAGGAACGCATTCCGCAAGTCAAGCAACAACGCCCCAGAAGAAGGGGCAACCGCAAGCTGGTCATTCTACTGGTATTGTTTTTTCTTACCATTCTCATCATCGTTTTTATCCGTTCCCCTTACAGTAAGGTGCAAGAGATTCGAGTGATTGGTAATGATATTTATACGACGGAGCAAATCATTACACAATCTGGCTTAATCAAGGACATGCAGTTTCTAAACGTATGGGAGAACAGTGTACGAAATAACTTGAAACCACTAGAGGCCATTAAGGATGTGACGGTGAGCCGCTCTTTCCCTGGATTGATCACGCTACATATAACTGAACAAAAGCGCGTCGCTTTTTGGAGTGTGCAGGACGGAAGCCGCTATGCTTTACTGGACAATGGCTATGTGCTCAAACAGGTTAATTTCGCCAAGCGCGTAGTGGACAGGCCATTGATTAGCTCGTGGGCCTCACCTGAGCTCCTTCCCCATCTCGCGAAGTCGCTATCGAAATTATCGCCAGATGTACTCGCGGAGATTTCGGATATTACACTGACGCCAACGGTTTACGACAAGCAGCGCGTCACGCTGTACATGCGAGACGGGAATGAAGTAAGAAGCGTTATCTACAAGCTGGACAAGATGATGAACTGGTATCCGACGATCGTGAAAGAATTGCCGCCAGATACAAAAGGGGTGCTCTCTTTGTTTGAGCAGCCATGGTTTATTCCGTACGGGGCTCAAGGGGCTATTTCTATTCAGGAAGGGCAAGAGCAACCACAGCAGTAA
- a CDS encoding small basic family protein, with protein sequence MWLPLIGLIVGLVVGFLLDWRVPQEYSSYLSIALLAGLDTIFGGIRSFLERTFNVRIFMSGFFFNTLFAAGLAFIGGFLGIDLYLAAIVAFGVRLFNNLAVIRRIVLSKWINQQE encoded by the coding sequence ATGTGGCTCCCGCTTATCGGACTGATTGTCGGTCTTGTTGTCGGCTTCCTGCTGGATTGGCGTGTGCCCCAGGAGTATAGCAGCTATCTATCAATAGCCCTCTTGGCTGGATTGGATACGATCTTTGGGGGGATTCGTTCGTTTTTAGAACGTACTTTTAACGTTCGTATTTTCATGTCTGGATTCTTTTTCAACACACTTTTTGCAGCAGGCTTGGCCTTCATCGGAGGGTTCTTGGGGATTGATCTGTATTTGGCTGCGATCGTGGCTTTCGGGGTCCGCTTGTTCAACAATCTCGCTGTCATTAGGAGAATTGTTCTATCCAAATGGATCAATCAGCAAGAATAA